A window of the Wolbachia endosymbiont (group A) of Pogonocherus hispidulus genome harbors these coding sequences:
- a CDS encoding phosphoribosylformylglycinamidine synthase subunit PurQ — translation MKITVLSGYGLNCEKETAFAFMECSRKLGISNIEVKIVHINDIIDNPGKLKLSNILAIPGGFSYGDDTGAGNAFALRIKNNLLDEFQEFLSQDKLIIGICNGCQILVKLIPEFSNLALIHNDIGNYQCRWIRVRVNPQSNSVWLRGLSELYLPIAHGEGKFFMDQDILNQLIESNSTALRYIDENGNYANLQFPHNPNGSTYDLAALSDKSGRVLALMPHPERGIFFTQQDNWPLEKEKSKRLGVAVPKYGDGMLIFENALKYFC, via the coding sequence ATGAAAATCACAGTCCTATCTGGTTATGGCTTAAATTGCGAAAAAGAAACTGCATTTGCATTTATGGAATGCAGCAGAAAACTTGGTATTAGTAATATTGAAGTAAAAATCGTTCACATTAATGATATTATAGATAATCCAGGTAAACTGAAATTAAGCAATATACTTGCAATTCCAGGAGGTTTTTCCTATGGTGATGACACTGGTGCTGGTAATGCGTTTGCTTTACGTATTAAAAACAACTTGTTGGATGAGTTTCAAGAGTTTTTATCTCAGGACAAGCTGATTATAGGAATATGTAATGGTTGTCAGATATTAGTAAAATTAATTCCAGAGTTCTCTAATCTAGCTTTAATCCATAATGATATAGGCAATTATCAATGCCGTTGGATTAGAGTGAGAGTTAATCCGCAGAGTAATTCTGTTTGGCTACGGGGCCTGAGTGAACTATATCTCCCTATTGCTCATGGGGAAGGCAAATTTTTTATGGATCAAGATATTTTGAACCAATTGATTGAGAGCAATTCCACCGCATTACGTTACATTGATGAAAATGGCAACTATGCTAATCTGCAATTTCCTCACAATCCGAACGGATCTACATACGACCTAGCAGCTTTATCAGATAAAAGTGGAAGAGTGCTAGCTTTAATGCCCCATCCAGAAAGGGGAATATTTTTTACCCAGCAAGATAATTGGCCTCTTGAAAAAGAAAAGAGCAAGCGTTTAGGTGTTGCTGTGCCAAAATATGGTGATGGAATGCTTATATTTGAAAATGCACTAAAGTATTTTTGTTAA